The Megalobrama amblycephala isolate DHTTF-2021 linkage group LG7, ASM1881202v1, whole genome shotgun sequence genome window below encodes:
- the LOC125271511 gene encoding CMRF35-like molecule 8 — translation MILICDHKLLIFNLLLIMSVVACEMKEILTFTAYEGGKVEIRCPYESGYETHKKYLCRGKCPIHNKDIPVESGSAAKDERFSLTDNRTTHIFTVTITDLRTEDQGQYWCAVKRTGFLKKDLYTEIHLEIKHVSGMVGVAGEPLNFICNYESDLKNHVKFICKGRDPSLCKTSAIKVSSETNSNGRFSLRDEESAGVFTVKITDLTQEDSGIYWCGAAERGKEHKWISAIDLNIHDDRHALNHVISESPKSTTTVSDHSRKPATADTASNRPVTSVFPSSSSSSSSTTTTSSSSSSSTTTSSSSSSSSSTSSSSSSSTTSSSAILMLSSSNNAASSKPEQGFAMMVMLMVVGILTGFGFSLFMYFRWRQKKEGNQPRDVVQGPTEHLPNRDNEPNRDVSVYENISDTLDHAVYSSVLPVFDEHDASVYALAQLPSSPSDNLTYSSIIFSAAHHSDRTSDGQETCDYTTVRP, via the exons ATGATCCTCATCTGTGATCATAAACTTCTCATATTTAACCTGCTGCTCATCATGTCAG TGGTGGCATGTGAGATGAAGGAGATCTTGACTTTCACTGCTTATGAAGGAGGAAAAGTTGAAATACGGTGTCCCTATGAGTCTGGATATGAAACACATAAGAAATATCTCTGCAGAGGAAAATGTCCAATACACAATAAAGACATTCCTGTTGAATCTGGATCTGCAGCTAAAGACGAGAGATTCTCTCTGACCGATAACAGAACGACCCACATCTTCACCGTCACGATCACTGATCTGAGAACAGAAGATCAAGGACAATACTGGTGTGCTGTGAAGAGGACAGGATTTCTAAAAAAGGATCTCTACACAGAGATTCATCTGGAAATTAAACATG TGTCTGGCATGGTTGGTGTGGCCGGAGAGCCTCTGAACTTCATCTGCAATTATGAAAGTGATTTGAAGAACCATGTCAAATTCATCTGCAAAGGAAGAGACCCGTCCCTCTGTAAGACATCAGCTATCAAAGTTTCATCGGAGACAAACAGTAACGGTCGATTCTCTCTGAGAgatgaagaatctgcaggagttTTTACTGTGAAAATCACTGATCTGACACAAGAGGATTCTGGGATATACTGGTGTGGAGCTGCAGAGAGAGGAAAAGAGCACAAGTGGATTTCAGCCATAGATCTGAACATTCATGACG ACCGTCATGCATTAAACCACGTCATATCAGAGTCTCCTAAATCAACCACAACAGTTTCAGATCACAGCAGGAAACCAGCGACAGCAGATACTGCATCTAACAGACCCGTCACATCTGTGTttccttcatcatcatcatcatcatcatcaacaacaacaacttcatcttcatcatcatcatcaacaacaacatcatcttcatcatcatcatcatcatcaacatcatcttcatcatcatcatcaacaacaTCATCTTCAGCGATATTGATGCTCTCATCTTCTAATAATGCAGCGTCTTCAAAACCAGAACAAG GTTTTGCCATGATGGTCATGTTGATGGTCGTAGGGATCCTGACAGGGTTTGGATTCTCACTGTTCATGTACTTCAGATGGAGACAAAAGAAAGAAG GAAATCAGCCCAGAGATGTCGTTCAAGGCCCGACTGAGCATCTGCCCAACAGAGATAATGAACCAAACAGAGAC GTCTCTGTTTATGAAAACATCAGTGACACTCTTGATCATGCTGTCTACAGTTCAGTCCTTCCTGTATTTGATGAACACGACGCCTCTGTTTATGCTTTAGCACAATTACCCAGCAGCCCCTCTGACAATCTCACCTACTCATCCATCATATTTTCAGCTGCACATCACTCAGACAGGACTTCTGATGGACAGGAAACATGTGACTACACCACCGTTAGACCATAA
- the nlrp3 gene encoding NACHT, LRR and PYD domains-containing protein 12, protein MESVPEQLLEAVDELDNDKPKRQKSAITADELEKADSVDGLMQTISPSHTAVSVDLKAETGAIVNSPILTGNIIQGSVIFSFNSTAGAVETQNEGQTSKKQEDNVLQKILKRHKDIMKAKTGRVFEGKKDNKIHLNKVYTELFITEGDITDVYDEHEVLKIDRAMKTPKFEDTPINCNEIFCLLRQKEEGNIVLTKGIAGIGKTFSVHKFILDWAEGKANLDVDCVFLLAFREINLIDGKEVSLHELLLEFYPELNDVENTKFYKKCNLAFIFDGLDESRLELNFNCKPVKCVNERSSADALFTSLVKGKLLPSALVWVTSRPAAANQIPPEYVGLFTEVRGFTDQQKEEYFRKRIKDETQASKVICHIRTSRSLYIMCHIPVFCWITATVLQDVLIKNNGQDIPSTLTEMYIHFLLIQMNIKNQKYEEKLERDRTKVLVSNKEIISKLAMLAFEQLKKENVMFYEKDLKACGINASEESTGLCTEIFKKDSVLHEMKVYYFIHLSVQEFLAALHVFLCYLKQDMDELVFFLENARPKKDQMLYILLKKAIDKAKMSERGHFDLFLRFLLGISLESNQRLLIGLLDETLDSRKCIDKTIQYIKELQNNDKCPDKSINHFFCILELQDRTLYQQIMKYLRSESGQPKTVSKSNCSALVYVLLMSEEVLEDFNPKAFNSTYPGCRRLVPAVRCCRKALFSDCGLTETCCETVASALQLEDCPLRELDLSHNYSIEAGVNALSAGLKSPHCHLETLRLAQCHFGQDSCMKLVSAIQTISHCLKELDLSGNDLQNSGLHHLLDGIENTEIKLQVLRLSWCNLTEKSCEHLFLILSSDVPLKELDLSNNDIRDSGVRLLYNGLKSPNCQLEILRLAGCMVTEEGCDYLSSALSSNPSHLRELDLSYNNPGQSGVQPLNDKLRDPNYSLQILKTDPMGEHFIKPGIRKYACNLTLDPNTAHMELCLSNGDRTATQVMQIQPYPDHPERFEPVQQVLSRESLSGRCYWEAEWTGPEGTVGVTYKDILRKNDDLCLVEATSQLGNNDVSWKITCGSFPYVSHATEDINIKTPTSRSCNRVGVYVDTTAGVLSFYSVSDTLTHLYTFLASFKYPLYAAFKVESDSVSFCQML, encoded by the exons ATGGAGTCTGTTCCAGAGCAGCTTCTGGAAGCAGTGGatgagctggacaatgacaaACCAAAGAGGCAAAAAAGTGCAATTACGGCTGATGAACTGGAGAAGGCCGATTCAGTGGATGGATTGATGCAGACAATCAGCCCCTCTCACACTGCAGTCAGTGTTGATCTGAAGGCTGAAACAGGTGCAATTGTAAATTCTCCTATACTCACTGGAAACATCATCCAAGGCTCAGTAATCTTCAGCTTCAACTCAACTGCTGGTGCTGTCG AGACGCAAAATGAGGGACAGACCTCTAAAAAACAAG AGGATAATGTCTTGCAAAAAATCCTAAAAAGGCACAAAGACATTATGAAGGCCAAAACAGGACGTGTTTTTGAAGGcaaaaaagacaacaaaataCATCTCAACAAAGTGTACACTGAACTCTTCATCACTGAAGGGGACATTACAGATGTTTATGATGAACATGAGGTTCTGAAGATTGACCGAGCCATGAAAACGCCCAAATTTGAGGACACGCCGATCAACTGCAATGAGATATTctgtttattgaggcaaaaggaGGAGGGAAACATTGTGTTGACCAAAGGCATTGCTGGCATTGGAAAGACATTCTCTGTGCACAAGTTCATCTtggactgggctgaaggaaAAGCCAATCTGGATGTTGACTGTGTGTTTCTGCTTGCATTCAGAGAGATTAACTTGATTGATGGTAAAGAGGTCAGTCTGCATGAGCTTCTGCTGGAATTTTATCCTGAATTGAATGACGTGGAAAACACCAAGTTTTATAAAAAATGCAACCTGGCATTTATCTTTGATGGGCTTGATGAGAGTCGCCTAGAACTGAATTTTAATTGTAAGCCAGTGAAATGTGTGAATGAACGATCATCTGCTGATGCCTTGTTTACAAGCCTCGTTAAAGGGAAACTGCTTCCATCAGCACTCGTCTGGGTGACATCACGACCAGCGGCGGCCAATCAGATCCCTCCTGAGTACGTAGGATTGTTCACGGAGGTACGCGGATTCACCGACCAGCAGAAAGAAGAGTACTTCAGAAAAAGGATCAAAGATGAGACTCAGGCTTCCAAAGTGATTTGCCACATTAGGACATCTCGTAGTCTctacatcatgtgccacattCCCGTGTTCTGCTGGATCACGGCCACTGTTCTTCAGGATGTTCTCATCAAGAACAACGGGCAAGATATTCCCTCGACACTCACTGAAATGTACATCCATTTCCTGCTGATACAGATGAATATAAAAAACCAGAAGTACGAGGAGAAACTTGAAAGAGATCGCACAAAAGTCTTGGTCtcaaataaagaaataatttcCAAGTTGGCAATGCTGGCATTTGAACAGCTGAAGAAGGAAAACGTCATGTTCTATGAGAAGGATCTAAAAGCATGTGGCATCAATGCAAGTGAAGAGTCCACAGGATTGTGCACTGAAATCTTCAAGAAAGACTCTGTCCTGCATGAGATGAAGGTTTATTACTTCATACATCTCAGTGTGCAGGAGTTTCTTGCTGCGTTGCACGTGTTCCTCTGCTATTTAAAGCAGGATATGGACGAGCTGGTGTTCTTCTTAGAGAATGCGCGTCCTAAGAAAGACCAAATGCTGTACATTTTGCTGAAAAAGGCGATTGATAAAGCCAAGATGAGTGAGCGGGGGCATTTTGACCTCTTCCTGCGTTTTTTGCTGGGCATTTCTCTTGAGTCCAATCAGAGACTCCTCATTGGCTTGCTGGACGAAACACTGGACAGTAGAAAATGCATTGATAAAACTATCCAATACATCAAGGAATTGCAAAACAACGACAAGTGTCCAGATAAATCCATCAACCACTTCTTCTGCATACTAGAACTGCAGGACAGAACCCTGTACCAACAAATCATGAAATATCTGAGGTCAGAAAGTGGCCAACCAAAAACGGTGTCCAAGTCTAACTGCTCAGCACTGGTCTATGTGCTTCTGATGTCAGAAGAGGTGCTGGAGGACTTCAACCCAAAGGCATTCAACAGCACATATCCCGGATGCAGGAGACTCGTGCCAGCCGTGAGATGCTGCAGAAAAGCCCT GTTTTCAGACTGTGGACTGACAGAAACTTGCTGTGAAACTGTGGCTTCGGCTCTCCAGCTAGAAGACTGTCctctgagagagctggacctgagtcaCAACTACAGTATCGAGGCAGGAGTGAATGCACTTTCTGCTGGACTAAAGAGCCCACACTGTCATCTGGAGACACTGAG ATTGGCCCAGTGTCATTTTGGCCAGGACAGTTGTATGAAGCTGGTCTCTGCAATCCAGACAATCTCACATTGCCTAAAAGAGCTCGATCTCAGTGGCAATGATCTGCAGAACTCTGGACTCCATCACCTCCTAGAtgggatagaaaatacagaaataaaactTCAAGTTCTGAG GTTGAGCTGGTGTAACCTCACTGAGAAGAGTTGTGAGCACCTTTTTTTGATTCTCAGCTCAGATGTACCCCTCAAAGAGttggacctgagtaacaatgacatTCGGGATTCAGGAGTGAGGCTGCTCTATAatggactgaagagtccaaaTTGTCAGCTGGAGATACTGAg ATTGGctggctgtatggtgacagaggaaggctgtGATTATCTGTCTTCAGCTCTaagttcaaacccctcacacctgagagagctggatctgagctacaataACCCAGGACAATCAGGAGTCCAGCCTCTCAATGACAAACTGAGGGATCCAAACTACTCACTGCAGATACTCAA AACTGATCCTATGGGTGAACACTTCATCAAACCAGGGATAAGAAAGT ATGCCTGCAATCTcacactggatccaaacacagctCACATGGAGTTGTGTCTCTCCAACGGAGACAGAACAGCAACACAAGTGATGCAGATTCAGCCATATCCAgatcatccagagagatttgaaCCTGTCCAACAAGTGCTGTCTAGAGAGAGTCTGTCTGgccgctgttactgggaggctgAATGGACTGGTCCGGAAGGGACAGTCGGAGTGACGTACAAGGACATCCTGAGGAAAAATGATGATCTTTGTTTAGTGGAGGCCACCAGTCAGCTTGGAAACAATGATGTGTCATGGAAAATTACCTGTGGATCTTTTCCATATGTTTCTCACGCTACAGAAGACATTAATATAAAGACTCCGACCTCTCGTTCATGTAATAGAGTAGGTGTTTATGTGGACACGACGGCTGGAGTTTTGTCCTTTTACAGTGTCTctgacacactcacacacctgTACACCTTCCTTGCATCCTTTAAATATCCTCTCTATGCAGCATTCAAGGTGGAAAGCGACTCTGTGTCCTTTTGTCAGATGTTGTAA